One window from the genome of Salvia miltiorrhiza cultivar Shanhuang (shh) chromosome 7, IMPLAD_Smil_shh, whole genome shotgun sequence encodes:
- the LOC130995218 gene encoding 40S ribosomal protein S15-4, with product MADVDPEVAAGQPKKRTFKKFSFRGVDLDALLDMSTDELVKLFNARARRRFQRGLKRKPMALIKKLRKAKREAPAGEKPALVRTHLRNMIIVPEMIGSVLGVYNGKTFNPVEIKPEMIGHYLAEFSISYKPVKHGRPGIGATHSSRFIPLK from the coding sequence ATGGCGGACGTCGACCCCGAGGTAGCGGCTGGGCAGCCGAAGAAGAGAACATTCAAGAAGTTCAGCTTCCGCGGCGTTGATCTCGATGCTCTGCTTGATATGTCGACTGATGAGCTCGTCAAGCTTTTTAATGCCCGCGCCAGAAGACGCTTCCAGAGAGGTTTGAAGAGGAAGCCCATGGCCTTGATCAAGAAGTTGCGCAAGGCTAAACGTGAAGCCCCAGCAGGTGAGAAGCCCGCTCTAGTCCGAACCCACCTGAGGAACATGATCATTGTTCCTGAGATGATAGGAAGTGTTCTCGGAGTGTACAATGGAAAGACCTTCAACCCTGTTGAAATTAAGCCCGAGATGATTGGGCATTACCTTGCTGAGTTCTCTATCTCATACAAACCAGTCAAGCATGGTAGGCCTGGTATTGGTGCCACCCACTCCTCCCGTTTCATTCCTCTGAAGTAA